In a single window of the Litorilituus sediminis genome:
- the metB gene encoding cystathionine gamma-synthase, with product MSIKNITTSAVQAGINTDEHHGAVVPPIHLSSTYSLKGFNEKREFDYSRTGNPTRATFAQAIAELEQGSVGIVTSTGMSAVHLICQLLSTEDTIVIPHDCYGGSFRLFTHLARRGQFKLVVVDQNDEAAFAQALAQKPKLVLLESPSNPLLRLVDIEKLTKACHQVGALVAVDNTFLSPALQQPLALGADIVFHSTTKYINGHSDVVGGVLVTKEQALGEELAWWANCIGITGSAFDSFLALRGLKTLPVRMKQHQENANEVAKFLKQHSAIDAVYFPGFADHPGHDIAKKQQQGFGAMMSFEVKGGVEAVKKLFANVKLFTLAQSLGGVESLISHPSTMTHAGMEIEAQLEAGITQSLVRISVGIEDVNDIIADLNHGLSQSQL from the coding sequence ATGTCGATTAAAAATATTACCACTTCGGCAGTACAAGCAGGCATTAATACTGATGAACATCACGGTGCAGTGGTACCTCCTATCCATTTATCTAGCACATACTCATTAAAAGGTTTCAATGAAAAACGAGAGTTTGATTACTCTAGAACAGGCAACCCAACTCGAGCAACCTTTGCTCAAGCCATTGCAGAGCTTGAGCAGGGTAGTGTTGGTATTGTCACTAGCACAGGCATGTCGGCCGTTCACCTTATTTGCCAGTTATTATCAACAGAAGATACTATTGTTATTCCTCATGACTGTTATGGCGGTAGTTTTAGGCTATTTACTCACCTAGCTCGTCGCGGCCAATTTAAGCTTGTTGTTGTTGATCAAAATGATGAAGCAGCATTTGCCCAAGCTTTAGCGCAAAAACCAAAATTAGTGCTGTTAGAAAGCCCAAGTAACCCGTTATTACGCTTAGTTGATATTGAAAAGCTAACTAAAGCTTGTCATCAAGTAGGCGCACTTGTTGCGGTCGATAATACGTTTTTATCACCAGCATTGCAGCAGCCATTAGCACTCGGTGCTGATATTGTTTTTCACTCCACCACTAAGTATATCAATGGTCATAGTGATGTTGTTGGCGGTGTTTTAGTCACAAAAGAACAGGCACTAGGTGAAGAGCTAGCCTGGTGGGCAAATTGTATTGGTATTACTGGTAGTGCTTTTGATAGTTTCTTAGCGTTACGTGGCTTAAAAACCTTACCGGTAAGAATGAAACAGCATCAAGAAAATGCTAATGAAGTTGCTAAATTCTTAAAACAGCACAGTGCAATTGACGCGGTTTACTTTCCAGGCTTTGCAGATCACCCAGGTCATGATATTGCCAAAAAGCAACAGCAAGGTTTTGGCGCTATGATGAGCTTTGAAGTAAAAGGTGGCGTTGAAGCGGTTAAAAAGTTATTTGCCAATGTAAAGTTATTTACATTAGCGCAATCACTCGGTGGTGTTGAAAGCTTGATAAGTCATCCATCAACCATGACTCATGCTGGTATGGAAATCGAAGCGCAGCTTGAAGCGGGTATCACGCAGTCATTAGTGAGAATTTCTGTCGGCATTGAAGATGTTAATGATATCATTGCAGATCTTAATCATGGTTTGAGCCAAAGCCAGTTGTAG